From a region of the Calonectris borealis chromosome 2, bCalBor7.hap1.2, whole genome shotgun sequence genome:
- the YAE1 gene encoding protein YAE1 homolog isoform X1, whose amino-acid sequence MSWVQVAVSRSSEDIFDEDADEMYLLQKEWNSTMKKRLKEGYRDGIEAGKELALQEGFNQGYRHGAELMVTCGQFRGTLNALLSWCQFKGHDSALSKINNLLDVVGKHEEDVLKYLNSIEQQPHLGHILDSVQDMDLNHTAPAGTEYNEAKAGKHEDVGSSGENICRNNGEVGSLQSECSKANLCTDPERSTLAWVKKQTIWLVEQLGLSLDILHHVQQLEH is encoded by the exons ATGTCCTGGGTACAAGTTGCAGTCAGCCGATCCAGTGAGGATATATTTGATGAAGATGCAGATGAGATGTATCTACTACAGAAAGAATGGAACAGCACCATGAAAAAAAGATTGAAG GAAGGCTATAGGGATGGAATTGAGGCTGGGAAAGAACTTGCACTCCAGGAAGGCTTTAATCAAGGTTACAGACACGGTGCTGAGCTGATGGTTACATGTGGCCAGTTCAGAGGAACCCTGAA TGCTCTCTTATCCTGGTGTCAATTTAAAGGACATGATTCTGCTTTAAGTAAGATAAATAATCTTCTTGATGTGGTTGGAAAGCATGAAGAAGATGTGCTTAAGTATCTGAATTCTATTGAACAACAGCCACATCTCGGACACATTTTAGATTCTGTTCAGGACATGGACCTTAATCATACAGCTCCAGCTGGGACAGAATATAATGAAGCTAAAGCTGGAAAGCACGAAGACGTTGGCAGCTCTGGTGAAAACATTTGTAGAAATAATGGTGAGGTTGGTTCCTTGCAGTCTGAGTGCAGCAAGGCAAACCTCTGCACAGATCCTGAAAGGTCAACCCTTGCTTGGGTTAAAAAGCAGACTATTTGGCTAGTAGAGCAACTGGGCTTATCACTGGATATACTCCATCACGTCCAGCAACTGGAACATTAG